The genomic window CACTTAGTACTTAATGTCATATATCAAAATTGTATATGAGCGCCAAGATGTTTAGTTCCTCAGGACTGACAACTGAGGATATattgttacttataatatacatttttgaacgaaaatgttttctaaatgttaattataaatttcaaaaataatcacAATATCCTTTccgaaatatttttagaatataagtGATGTATTTCTttcgaaatatgtttttttcttgtaaataatgtttttaaacaataaaggaTCAAAAGATGGTCGTCAAAGTTATTGACGATGTTAAATATTCACATTGATGTAACAAACAAATGTGCATAAAGGAAGCAGGTCTTCACTTTCTATAATGGTAAAATCGAAAGAGATTTGTTTTTGTCTTAacgttttttactttatttatggaaaatatacttttaatgaattaagGTACACTTGTAATGCTTGTcaagataattaaatagttgTCACTGAATAGTGTCTTTGTATACGAACAAATACTTTAAGTAACGTAACCTTTTCAGGCACTTAATGTATTCAatggttttctttaattttcaaaggtatttttcaatttgttttgttaaaactttaaaatatgattacagTTTAAATTTCAACGCTTTGTacttcttatttatataagtatagttaaaaGCCATTCGTATTTAGGTATACCacccttataaataaatatgaagattaaagcattttaatgaaaaaatatttttatcgatgcataatttatgtatttccaAATAAGTAatccatttgttttataaaaaaggtaaatatgAATCTAACTCAAATTGCCTTTACATTATTAGACAGTCCATTCCGATATTTTaattcagtaaaatattttgctttataGGATCTTATTGATAAGTGTAAAATATCAgtgtaacaaaattatatatgaaaatagtaTTTGATGATTCTGTGTAATTTGTGCTAGTATCTAATATTTCACTTTCTGGGAAGTGAAAATTTACCTTAATACGTTTCtcgttttttttaactatgttATTTACTATTCTTTGAATTTTGTCAATATACGGTTGCAAGTTCATGTAAGTAAATTATGGGTATGTCCAATTTACTTACCACAAGGGAGTATTTTCGAGAACACCTTAAATACAAGGCTCTAGCTGTAAAGATAGTATTGATTTGATACGTTCTCTTCAAAAATGATTTgtgttattactttattaaatcagAATTTTAGTTCGCTGTAGCTGTGATTTATGAAATTGTGAACAGTAACAGCTACTATTTCTTTACTTGTATTTGTTATCAAcattcgtataaatattttttgctatgttttattttgtatgaggCGATAGATAAATTTTAGTtgcaataatttagttttaatttacattgtGCGAGGACGTATTTAAGGTATGATAAGACTATTTTTATTGTGGTAGTAATTAATGGAAGGTTATCTATATGCGTCCTACCAACCGTAACcgtgtaaaatatgtaatagaaTTAAACTGTAATATCAACATTACAATAAAGATATAATGAAAGTTGGGGagcaaaactaaaatattatcgatACACTATTTCgtgtatttgatattaaattcaatgttcataaaggaaattaattaaattaaatatcgtgTTTTGAATTCAATGCTTTTAGATTTGTTCCTCAATACAAACGGccatttattatagttttattatttttgcccAAAATATCCTTTTAAGTATAAGCGCATACATCATTTgtactgtttaaaatatttaatacaaaaagtagcggtgtatgtatattttagtttaaaactgTATACAAGCAAAATCTTATGATGGACGGTAACTGCGAATTTCACTTGCACTTGcctgtttaaataataagacaTATGATAGTATGAGTGCTTTTATGTAAGTTTCTTATGATGGTATTGAACATTTAGCTAGGTGATACAATTATAACGCACTTATcctgtaaataaatagtttttcttaAAAAGAGTTCATCGGTTCAGGCAGAATAGCGCCAATAGTCCGTTTTTGTTTGCTCAGAAATACGTGCCGATGCCCCTTGCCGTCAATGCCgcaatctatattttttatggtgtaCCTTCCGACTCCCGGCCATACAACAACACGTTTATATCCTGGCGGTTTGTCATAGCTGCTATTAAAACCACGTTTATtctgtttaaatgttttaactttACTGATGTTATAATGCACTGGTCCAGGTTCTTCAGCTTTTCGAATACACATTGATATATCTACCAAAGTATTGCGTCCTCTGTGTGGAAGACTTCGATTTGTTTTATTCATCGTTCCAAAGTGTGAGtttttgtatctatttaatGTCGTTCCGAGGGCTAAGGGCCAGGTAGCCGCAGTACATCTCATAATACTCgcgaaatgattttttattgtactttcgTCACGTTTTCCCGTAAAAAGATCATATGGTCCACGTAAAGAAACAACTTTCATTGATTTCATTTCGACACATTGTTTATCGATCACTCTGTAACGGTTAGGTGCCAATGACCATTTCGTTGAGGTATCTTTAAATCTGCAAGGTTCTTCTCTTTCAAAACTAGGTCGTACAGAATGTGAACCATAAGGGGCTTTAAAAGGAACACTTTTGTAATACGTACCGGGTCCAGGGATCTCACTCTTTTTGGTTTTATCGCGAGGAGTTCTCCCAAAGCCTAGGTTTTTGCATGCAGCTTCGTATTTTTTTCCGTATGTAACCTCATGCCAAGCGGGGCCGAGAATGGAATCGAACCATTTTCTTTGTTGTAAAACTTTCTGATTTCTATACCCGAGATTTCTTGCCCAATCTTCCAATTCTGCTTTGTATCTCCATGGATCCTTGCtggaaattctattttttttaataggaaaacttttactaatattttttgggTTGTAAAGGCACGGATCACAGCCGTCTGGTCTTGTTGAATAAAGACCGCTTGGGTCTAAACCTGGATGCACAGTAATTTTTCCGAAACGTTTCACACTTAAACCAAAAGGGGCCTTCTTAATTTTAGctgtagacattttttttatatatatagaaagtactacgttttagtaattattttgaaagactttcttttttcttattttgtacTATTTTGTTGGTGCCAGTAATTATTAATGGCATTTTTTATCTTGtcaataaataagtatctactatatatacagggttattggtaatgcgacgtattcccgttaggaggtgataggggtgattatttgcgataattttaacccccatatgcataatgcaaaagtgaaccatttttgagttataacgttttttagattttttcaaaataagtcaaaaatgcaacttcaaaaatttatttaaaaaaaagtgttaattaaaatctatttttttcttctgatttataaaaacgaataaacactggttatttgtcaatattaaaacaataattatcggtccaaatttaaaagtgcgagacggaaaaagatattatttcaattttttttggtttttttcccacaaaaatgccttgaaaacaaaaaaagccgttatgaaacttgtcctgcagattattttaaaaacataactgttttatcagctctccaaaaatgtataacaactaggatcttatttcaaaacaaccgaaataaaatgaccacaaaggacgctggcagaaatttgtattcgaacaaaacttaaattcactctttgaatgtctcgcaaataagtttaatacctacctaaccaatgcaagattattcgcgTCGGTTTCCTCTTCACCGGCTACCCGAtgtatcagtttataataagcgaatccGGGAAATTGGTAGTGTTCAGAGACGACAAATTAATGTCGAAAGACTCCCAGTCCATGTTGTTAATTACTGagaggataagaatttatcgatgaaACATTCGAACCATTTCGACAAACACCTTCGCCGCACGACTCTCTGTAACAGAGCACAGCACACACAGCATAGTCTACAGTGCATAATACAGGATTCCATCACcaccatttatatttatactccTGCGCAAATTATTCACGAAGAGGTCCCTGAAAGGAgagttattttttgtagattcaTGCCTACCGCATTAAGCATTAATTTAGGAGTCGCGTCTtgtttgaaaattgaaattcaaaatcgATCAAAATGGGTTTACTAATTACCAAAATGAGCATGATTGAAGTGAGAAAGTGCACAAAAATCCTATCCTTCTCGAAGACTTATTTATAGAAAGAAGAAGATTACCAAGACGGTTACGAGACAAAATATCATATACCAACAAGACAGATGTACTGCCCCTTTTCCTAATTGGAGTACCCATCAGTAGGACCCATTCCGTGGCCTGGTAGGAGTTCGGACTAAACGCCGGTTGAGTTCTTTGTCTGGGGTCACATGAAATCTCTAGTTTACGCCGTCTCGCCTGTTTCATCCGCGGAAGACCCCaaagtaagaataaaaaaagcgtatcaaatatgatgcggaataatttgactaattcggtaaaaaaatctataaaacgttataactcaaaaatggttcacttttgcattatgcatatggggttaaaattatcgcaaataatcacccctatcacctcctaacgggaatacgtcgaattaccaataaccctgtatataaatattaatttactttttagatTAGAATGTTTCTTTtagctggaggctgctttccgacgGTAGTAGTGCTTAAGTTGTCGGCGCAGTATGTCTTATTCTTCCATTCTCATCCCTCCTCACAAACTCCATCCATGTCTTCTTAGGTCGTCCTCTTCCTGTCCTTTAATGCTATGAATTATtgtcaaaaataacaatatgatcattaaatatgtttaattatatataatataaaataaataaatactcaggtttttattaattaaaatagaatgagTATTCCATGAAATAAacatagtatttatttgatGGTAGGTACGTTATTTACGTGCCTTTATATGCACAGTGGCCTCAAtgttcaagtttatttttttaaaaagatatcttgcaattgttataaattatcttccatatattttaaatatttaagctcagagattataattaattatttaattaaagagtgaaaatatactagtatataactagtatattttcaattaatacaaTCATTACATTAATACTCTTACcgttgtctgtccctatgtatgcttagatcctTAAAATTAcccaacggattttgatgcggtttatttaatagatagaatgattcaatgattcaagaggaaggtttatagaAGGACAATATAGaagagaaatactgataattttagaggtttctgaaatgatgtcgtaaataaacacattttttgagcttacattgcaaaggctggctgaatcctacgagatagatgaaaataatgtactacagcattgtacaccttataaaggtcttcaaaaatgtctGCGATGgaatatgtctatctcttagagatacccctacaacaaccattttttattcctttttttacgagaaattatGGCTAATTttcaaagcgattttaagccataattaatcattatcccatttagtaccttaaatacattgtacatttaatatagatcaatatgacccattacagcatttaattaaaatgaatattttcgaagatattacagatttaaaacgcagggacatagcggtttgtattttctAATGACTGTggaactgtgaacgttgtaagacaattatgtagtatattttgtatcacCCGTGCgcagccggggcgggtcgctagtttacgtatataatagaaatttggtggtagaactttaTGATAGCCCTCCAccgcacaacggacataacatctttgttcccaacgTTGGCGATGTcctaaatggttaatatttcttataccaCCATCGCCTAGGGGCGGTGGTGATGTAAGACGTCCTGATAGGtggtatttacataaaaaaatacattaactttataataatcataaaaaattacagtGGCACGAAATAATACTAATGTTCAGAATGATAATTTTTGCTCTACTAAATTTTTTATGCTTTGTTGTTATaagtatctaattatttaaattatattaattatgtaaatacaaacaCGTCGTAGCTTTGTTACATATCGATTGagtaactataataatttattaggtatACGTAAGTTGTAGTGTCATAACATTTGCTCCAGAGTCAgaaagtgatttattttttgtatatatttgataaaagcgGTAATGTTTAGGTTTTGGTCACTATATCGAATTTGGGGCTAGCTGGAAAACATTCGCCGATATTATGCAGACGGACATGCAGTATACTGCAATGGCGACGTTTTTTCCACGATAGACTATGAAGTGTCTACTTCACTTTTATCGTGTATACAATGTGTGTAGATAGGTAGTTCTCAATGATATCTGTCTAAAAATTTATGCTACTTACGACAACATCTATCAGGTAATATTAGCGCATagcttaagaaatatattaaagttac from Vanessa tameamea isolate UH-Manoa-2023 chromosome Z, ilVanTame1 primary haplotype, whole genome shotgun sequence includes these protein-coding regions:
- the LOC113396062 gene encoding uncharacterized protein LOC113396062, with protein sequence MSTAKIKKAPFGLSVKRFGKITVHPGLDPSGLYSTRPDGCDPCLYNPKNISKSFPIKKNRISSKDPWRYKAELEDWARNLGYRNQKVLQQRKWFDSILGPAWHEVTYGKKYEAACKNLGFGRTPRDKTKKSEIPGPGTYYKSVPFKAPYGSHSVRPSFEREEPCRFKDTSTKWSLAPNRYRVIDKQCVEMKSMKVVSLRGPYDLFTGKRDESTIKNHFASIMRCTAATWPLALGTTLNRYKNSHFGTMNKTNRSLPHRGRNTLVDISMCIRKAEEPGPVHYNISKVKTFKQNKRGFNSSYDKPPGYKRVVVWPGVGRYTIKNIDCGIDGKGHRHVFLSKQKRTIGAILPEPMNSF